In a genomic window of Nomascus leucogenys isolate Asia chromosome 4, Asia_NLE_v1, whole genome shotgun sequence:
- the TMEM216 gene encoding transmembrane protein 216 isoform X1: MTTECRGRAEGPETQTSPSLFPAAQRCSGSRCGSVMLPRGLKMAPRGKRLSSTPLEILFFLNGWYNATYFLLELFIFLYKGVLLPYPTANLVLDVVMLLLYLGIEVIRLFFGTKGNLCQRKMPLSISVALTFPSAMMASYYLLLQTYVLRLEAIMNGILLFFCGSELLLEVLTLAAFSSMDRI; this comes from the exons ATGACCACAGAGTGCCGCGGGCGGGCAGAGGGACCGGAAACTCAGACCTCTCCGTCCCTGTTTCCGGCAGCGCAGCGCTGCTCCGGGAGCCGCTGTGGCAGCGTTATGCTGCCACGGGGACTGAAGATGGCGCCGCGAG GTAAACGGTTATCCTCCACCCCGCTGGAAATCCTGTTCTTTCTGAACGGGTGGTATAATGCTACCTATTTCCTGCTGGAACTTTTCATATTTCTGTATAAAG GTGTCCTGCTACCATATCCAACAGCTAACCTAGTACTGGATGTGGTGATGCTCCTCCTTTATCTTGGAATTGAAGTAATTCGCCTGTTTTTTG GTACAAAGGGAAACCTCTGCCAACGAAAGATGCCACTCAGTATTAGCGTGGCCTTGACCTTCCCATCTGCCATGATGGCCTCCTATTACCTGCTGCTGCAGACCTACGTACTCCGCCTGGAAGCCATCATGAACGGCATCTTGCTCTTCTTCTGTGGCTCAGAGCTTTTACTTGAGGTGCTCACCTTGGCTGCTTTCTCCAG TATGGACAGGATTTGA
- the TMEM216 gene encoding transmembrane protein 216 isoform X2 codes for MLPRGLKMAPRGKRLSSTPLEILFFLNGWYNATYFLLELFIFLYKGVLLPYPTANLVLDVVMLLLYLGIEVIRLFFGTKGNLCQRKMPLSISVALTFPSAMMASYYLLLQTYVLRLEAIMNGILLFFCGSELLLEVLTLAAFSRTSPLLTSSSPP; via the exons ATGCTGCCACGGGGACTGAAGATGGCGCCGCGAG GTAAACGGTTATCCTCCACCCCGCTGGAAATCCTGTTCTTTCTGAACGGGTGGTATAATGCTACCTATTTCCTGCTGGAACTTTTCATATTTCTGTATAAAG GTGTCCTGCTACCATATCCAACAGCTAACCTAGTACTGGATGTGGTGATGCTCCTCCTTTATCTTGGAATTGAAGTAATTCGCCTGTTTTTTG GTACAAAGGGAAACCTCTGCCAACGAAAGATGCCACTCAGTATTAGCGTGGCCTTGACCTTCCCATCTGCCATGATGGCCTCCTATTACCTGCTGCTGCAGACCTACGTACTCCGCCTGGAAGCCATCATGAACGGCATCTTGCTCTTCTTCTGTGGCTCAGAGCTTTTACTTGAGGTGCTCACCTTGGCTGCTTTCTCCAG AACCAGTCCCCTGCTGACCTCAAGTTCTCCTCCTTGA
- the TMEM216 gene encoding transmembrane protein 216 isoform X4 — translation MLLLYLGIEVIRLFFGTKGNLCQRKMPLSISVALTFPSAMMASYYLLLQTYVLRLEAIMNGILLFFCGSELLLEVLTLAAFSSMDRI, via the exons ATGCTCCTCCTTTATCTTGGAATTGAAGTAATTCGCCTGTTTTTTG GTACAAAGGGAAACCTCTGCCAACGAAAGATGCCACTCAGTATTAGCGTGGCCTTGACCTTCCCATCTGCCATGATGGCCTCCTATTACCTGCTGCTGCAGACCTACGTACTCCGCCTGGAAGCCATCATGAACGGCATCTTGCTCTTCTTCTGTGGCTCAGAGCTTTTACTTGAGGTGCTCACCTTGGCTGCTTTCTCCAG TATGGACAGGATTTGA
- the TMEM216 gene encoding transmembrane protein 216 isoform X3 has protein sequence MLLLYLGIEVIRLFFGTKGNLCQRKMPLSISVALTFPSAMMASYYLLLQTYVLRLEAIMNGILLFFCGSELLLEVLTLAAFSRTSPLLTSSSPP, from the exons ATGCTCCTCCTTTATCTTGGAATTGAAGTAATTCGCCTGTTTTTTG GTACAAAGGGAAACCTCTGCCAACGAAAGATGCCACTCAGTATTAGCGTGGCCTTGACCTTCCCATCTGCCATGATGGCCTCCTATTACCTGCTGCTGCAGACCTACGTACTCCGCCTGGAAGCCATCATGAACGGCATCTTGCTCTTCTTCTGTGGCTCAGAGCTTTTACTTGAGGTGCTCACCTTGGCTGCTTTCTCCAG AACCAGTCCCCTGCTGACCTCAAGTTCTCCTCCTTGA